A single region of the Lotus japonicus ecotype B-129 chromosome 4, LjGifu_v1.2 genome encodes:
- the LOC130711112 gene encoding cell wall protein DAN4-like, whose translation MAHPFYFSCYTKVLVFSLLLFLFLSLCSTSYSKPQLESTSRSTRVSSRRILEVEKEEQDEKPLKKKTTTTQTKLIKSNTTTPSKNQTKTTKPSNLSSKNQTKTIESNNTISIKNQTKSNATPTKTIKSNNLYFKDQTKQLKVSTKESPKTTPTDTAVKKKLNSTTTPKSKKLNSTSKATTPVSTSSKKPLDLVKASNKTTKATATDKQTKSKTSQSHDTKQQSKKPAKQAPPGWFIDDEDDDDLVSISEFRDLPNKFQRTLIPDLERITTTSKAYLTKANDEITKGFKPYVGNKYAPTVAAVASCAFILIPLLLVSLLCTRIKAFFSLQKILIFIQVYLSIYFTILCVS comes from the coding sequence ATGGCTCACCCCTTCTACTTCTCCTGCTACACAAAAGTACTTGtgttctctcttcttctcttcctttttctttctctttgctcCACTTCCTACTCCAAACCCCAACTTGAGAGCACTAGCAGAAGCACTAGAGTTAGTAGTAGAAGAATATTAGAGGTTGAAAAAGAGGAGCAGGATGAGAAGCCCCTCAAGAAGAAAACCACCACAACCCAAACCAAGCTAATCAAATCCAATACTACTACTCCTTCcaaaaaccaaaccaaaaccACCAAACCTAGTAACTTATCCTCCAAAAATCAAACCAAAACCATCGAATCCAACAACACCATTTCCATAAAAAACCAAACCAAATCTAATGCCACTCCCACCAAAACCATCAAATCCAATAACCTTTACTTCAAAGATCAAACCAAACAGCTCAAGGTTAGCACAAAGGAATCTCCCAAAACCACACCCACCGACACTGCAGTCAAGAAGAAGCTCAATTCCACCACCACCCCCAAGAGCAAGAAGCTGAACTCCACATCCAAAGCAACAACCCCTGTTTCCACTTCAAGCAAGAAACCACTGGATCTCGTGAAAGCAAGTAACAAAACTACAAAAGCCACTGCCACCGACAAGCAAACCAAATCCAAAACAAGTCAATCTCACGATACAAAACAGCAGAGTAAGAAACCTGCAAAACAAGCACCACCGGGTTGGTTCATTGATGATGAAGACGACGACGATTTGGTTTCAATTTCAGAGTTCAGAGATCTACCAAACAAGTTCCAACGCACACTGATCCCAGATTTGGAGCGAATCACAACCACCTCCAAAGCCTACCTAACAAAAGCCAACGACGAAATCACAAAAGGATTCAAACCTTACGTCGGCAACAAATACGCACCCACCGTCGCCGCCGTAGCCTCCTGCGCTTTCATCTTGATCCCTCTGCTCCTAGTCTCACTCCTCTGTACCAGAATCAAAGCCTTCTTCTCCCTCCAGAAGATCCTGATCTTCATCCAAGTGTACCTCTCGATCTACTTCACCATTCTCTGTGTCTCTTAA